A genomic region of Xanthomonas campestris pv. phormiicola contains the following coding sequences:
- a CDS encoding YfjI family protein: MSNIPPRMVSAYPLNAFLFMTRETGYELARNVQAPDALIGMSLINAISMACQGLIDVKLPTGQVRPVSQNLMLVAESGERKSTVSSLLLAPFHEADTQALANHKLKMEQHQAELGSWVAKGKGLRTAISKATGKGKSAAELDNQLLEHARSMPSKPRLRYFLRQDITSKAVMEALQGDGESIAITTDEGHMLFKSEAMLHLGLLNRLWDSPQALPLDRADNERLLAMNPRVSVSIMTQQVPLKEFLDRRGSVAKGSGHWARYLVGWPRSMMGYRHVDTNEQVWEYLPTFHARVRELLEKYREMIESGAIERELIGFSVDAKARWVELASQTESMLREGEYLSDINDFASKAMEILARLAASMHHFGGESGDITLDTLNRAFTIVRWHIDEYKYLFSPQFVAPQDQVDAQAVASYLHSRIWGGPGSDTYVPRNHVLRNGPVRNRTRLNAALELLAAQGAVWISTGYRDKKAYLRLNDNFFHWTRL, encoded by the coding sequence ATGAGCAACATACCTCCAAGAATGGTGTCCGCCTACCCGCTGAATGCATTTCTCTTCATGACGCGAGAGACCGGGTACGAGCTTGCCCGCAACGTGCAGGCGCCGGATGCGTTGATCGGCATGAGCCTCATCAACGCGATCTCGATGGCCTGCCAGGGCTTGATCGACGTAAAGCTGCCAACCGGGCAAGTGCGTCCGGTTTCTCAGAACTTGATGCTTGTCGCCGAATCGGGGGAACGCAAGTCGACTGTGTCGTCGTTGCTACTCGCCCCCTTTCATGAAGCCGACACGCAGGCACTGGCCAACCACAAACTGAAGATGGAGCAGCATCAGGCCGAGCTCGGGTCGTGGGTGGCCAAGGGCAAAGGCTTGCGCACCGCCATCAGCAAGGCAACCGGGAAAGGAAAGTCGGCCGCGGAACTGGATAACCAGCTGCTTGAGCACGCCCGGTCCATGCCCAGCAAACCGCGTCTTCGCTATTTCCTGCGCCAGGACATCACCTCTAAGGCCGTCATGGAGGCCTTGCAGGGCGATGGGGAGTCGATCGCGATCACTACCGATGAAGGCCACATGTTGTTCAAGAGCGAAGCCATGCTCCATCTTGGGCTGCTCAACCGGCTATGGGACTCTCCGCAAGCGCTGCCCTTGGACCGCGCGGATAACGAACGGCTACTTGCGATGAACCCTCGCGTTTCGGTGAGCATCATGACCCAGCAAGTACCATTGAAGGAGTTCCTGGACAGGCGCGGGTCTGTTGCAAAGGGAAGCGGGCACTGGGCGCGCTATCTGGTCGGTTGGCCGCGCTCGATGATGGGCTATCGCCATGTCGATACCAATGAACAGGTATGGGAATACCTGCCGACCTTCCATGCCCGCGTCCGAGAGCTGTTGGAAAAGTACCGTGAAATGATCGAATCAGGCGCGATCGAACGCGAACTGATCGGTTTCTCGGTCGATGCGAAAGCGCGCTGGGTCGAGCTGGCGAGTCAGACGGAAAGCATGTTGCGAGAGGGAGAATACCTCAGCGACATCAACGATTTCGCCTCGAAGGCGATGGAGATCCTCGCTCGCCTTGCAGCGTCCATGCATCACTTCGGCGGGGAAAGTGGAGATATCACGCTCGACACGCTGAATCGGGCGTTCACCATCGTCCGGTGGCATATCGACGAGTACAAGTACCTGTTTTCACCACAATTCGTGGCTCCACAGGACCAGGTCGATGCGCAGGCGGTGGCAAGCTATCTCCACTCGCGCATCTGGGGCGGCCCTGGGTCGGACACCTATGTTCCAAGGAACCATGTCCTACGTAACGGGCCGGTGCGCAATCGTACCCGCCTAAATGCCGCTTTGGAACTACTGGCGGCCCAAGGAGCCGTCTGGATCTCCACTGGCTATCGGGACAAGAAGGCCTACCTACGTCTGAACGACAACTTCTTCCATTGGACGAGACTGTAG
- a CDS encoding DNA-binding protein — MGLGKERGSSRINRYEHQVTAVGFDSLSTLAKVLEVPPAYLLADSAEMADAILALAQIDRTHQVEVTELLQLLGTQPDLVEKLLKLIQSEESRKAEPARQPASNTGRKPPR, encoded by the coding sequence ATGGGTTTGGGCAAGGAGAGAGGCTCCTCGCGGATCAACCGCTATGAACACCAAGTCACGGCAGTCGGCTTCGATAGCCTCAGTACGCTGGCCAAGGTGCTTGAGGTACCGCCGGCCTACTTGCTGGCGGATAGTGCGGAGATGGCGGATGCGATCCTGGCGCTGGCCCAGATCGACCGGACACATCAAGTGGAGGTAACCGAGCTGCTGCAGCTGCTGGGCACCCAGCCGGACTTGGTCGAAAAACTTCTGAAGCTCATACAGAGTGAAGAATCCAGGAAGGCAGAGCCCGCTCGACAGCCGGCCAGCAACACCGGGCGTAAACCTCCTCGTTGA
- a CDS encoding DnaJ domain-containing protein, with the protein MSGKDYYELLGIRPNAGPEEIELAYRGRRSQYHPDRYANADGETQAWATSRMQEVNGAYAVLKDPAERALFDHVRQSQAFESAAHPRHPNVAPAPSLREALGHMVFDDEPFERVFVSPHIPRKKLGGAIDSYGEGIRPKDVVALIDDTLFGGAREGILITESEIRFKGAFQSVDTRLLGCLEEISAEGKYVYINGERYAELNIPNRDDLRTLFEAVTRYLQESA; encoded by the coding sequence GTGTCAGGCAAGGACTACTACGAATTACTCGGGATCCGTCCCAATGCCGGGCCGGAAGAGATCGAGCTGGCATACCGGGGTCGGCGAAGCCAGTACCACCCGGATCGCTACGCCAATGCAGATGGGGAAACCCAGGCCTGGGCCACCAGCAGGATGCAGGAGGTCAACGGGGCTTACGCGGTACTCAAGGACCCGGCGGAGCGCGCTCTGTTCGACCATGTCCGCCAGTCCCAGGCCTTCGAATCCGCAGCACATCCGCGGCACCCGAACGTGGCGCCTGCCCCAAGCCTAAGGGAGGCTCTGGGACACATGGTGTTCGACGATGAACCCTTCGAAAGAGTGTTCGTGTCCCCGCACATTCCAAGAAAGAAGCTTGGTGGTGCGATCGACAGCTATGGCGAAGGGATTCGTCCCAAAGACGTCGTGGCCCTGATCGACGACACGCTGTTTGGCGGCGCAAGGGAAGGAATCCTGATCACGGAATCAGAGATCCGGTTCAAGGGCGCGTTCCAGTCGGTTGATACCCGGCTGTTGGGATGCCTGGAGGAGATCTCGGCCGAAGGCAAGTACGTCTACATCAACGGCGAACGGTACGCCGAATTGAACATACCGAACCGGGACGATCTGAGAACGTTGTTCGAGGCCGTCACCCGATACCTGCAGGAATCTGCTTGA
- a CDS encoding DUF1629 domain-containing protein, whose protein sequence is MEPQNKPKKGEFYILEPDMRGGRGPGVEFENEDAIPLPLYMCEPSEAGGLAQTKETPRLRYDSRIGDMPNDLESGFKCYWLVSEPLKRVFELVDPHGFAFLRCSLLLEDGMEAPPHYLCEVVRILDVIDESASTVNVFTGYPNGKYYSITGGAILAFNKEAIGSAHVFRTPYTADAFCDRAMRDALLEHGFGKSQRTLGVRLIDTVGC, encoded by the coding sequence ATCGAGCCTCAAAACAAGCCGAAGAAAGGCGAGTTCTACATACTAGAGCCCGATATGCGCGGTGGGCGCGGCCCTGGTGTCGAGTTCGAAAATGAGGACGCCATCCCGCTTCCGCTCTACATGTGCGAGCCATCGGAAGCTGGTGGGCTTGCACAAACAAAGGAAACTCCGCGCCTCCGTTACGACAGTCGCATCGGCGATATGCCAAATGACCTTGAGAGTGGGTTTAAGTGCTACTGGCTTGTGTCAGAGCCACTCAAGCGAGTATTTGAGTTGGTGGATCCGCATGGCTTTGCTTTTTTGCGGTGTTCGCTCCTCCTGGAAGATGGCATGGAGGCACCTCCGCACTATCTTTGTGAAGTAGTAAGGATACTGGATGTGATCGATGAGTCCGCGTCGACTGTCAACGTGTTCACTGGGTATCCAAACGGCAAGTACTACAGCATCACCGGCGGGGCGATCCTGGCATTCAATAAGGAAGCCATTGGATCGGCACACGTTTTCCGAACGCCGTATACCGCGGATGCTTTCTGTGATCGCGCTATGCGTGATGCATTGCTTGAGCATGGCTTTGGCAAATCGCAGAGAACACTAGGTGTTCGACTTATCGATACCGTGGGTTGCTAG
- a CDS encoding DUF932 domain-containing protein produces the protein MHLIETMAYAGEIPWHGLGNRLAPRQPIDVWKRQAGMDWKIEEAEVRYVAGSHNLGVIHAFPEQKVLYRSDTRLPLSVVSKRFQVVQPGQILEFYRDLTSSNGFELETAGVLREGRKFWALARTGQSATLKGQDKVNGYLLLATACDGTLATTAQFTSVRVVCNNTLSIALGNASGAIKVPHRSQFDPDVVKRQLGITVSSWDGFVARMKALVERPVDPDSVEVLLRRVLTYAAPDGKAAVVNEQALANVRSLYEGGGRGALMASSRGTAWGLLNSVTEFIDHHRRARSDDHRRDAAWFGQGAAIKQRAWDEVMTLAA, from the coding sequence ATGCACTTGATCGAAACGATGGCCTACGCCGGAGAGATACCCTGGCACGGCTTGGGTAACCGGCTGGCACCGCGGCAGCCCATCGACGTATGGAAGCGGCAGGCGGGCATGGACTGGAAGATAGAGGAGGCGGAGGTGCGCTACGTTGCGGGTAGCCACAACCTTGGCGTGATCCATGCCTTCCCGGAGCAGAAGGTGCTTTACCGCTCGGATACGCGTTTGCCCCTGTCTGTGGTGTCCAAGCGCTTCCAGGTCGTGCAGCCGGGCCAGATCCTGGAGTTTTATCGGGACCTGACCTCCAGCAACGGCTTCGAACTGGAAACGGCAGGGGTGCTGCGCGAGGGCCGCAAGTTCTGGGCGCTGGCCCGGACTGGACAGAGTGCGACGCTGAAAGGACAGGACAAGGTAAATGGCTACCTGCTGCTGGCCACCGCCTGCGACGGCACGTTGGCGACCACGGCGCAGTTCACGTCGGTCCGGGTGGTCTGCAACAACACCCTGTCCATCGCACTGGGCAACGCCTCCGGAGCCATCAAGGTGCCGCACCGCAGCCAGTTCGATCCGGACGTGGTGAAGCGCCAGCTGGGCATCACCGTCTCGTCCTGGGATGGGTTCGTGGCCCGGATGAAGGCATTGGTGGAGAGACCGGTGGATCCGGACTCGGTGGAAGTGCTGCTGCGCCGGGTGCTGACCTACGCCGCGCCTGACGGCAAGGCCGCGGTAGTGAACGAGCAAGCGTTGGCCAACGTGCGCTCTCTGTACGAGGGTGGTGGGCGCGGTGCACTGATGGCCTCAAGCCGCGGTACGGCCTGGGGCTTGCTCAACAGCGTAACCGAGTTCATCGATCACCATCGCCGGGCGCGCAGCGACGATCATCGCCGCGACGCGGCCTGGTTCGGTCAAGGGGCGGCGATCAAGCAACGGGCCTGGGACGAAGTGATGACGCTGGCGGCCTGA